In one Plasmodium falciparum 3D7 genome assembly, chromosome: 14 genomic region, the following are encoded:
- a CDS encoding HID1 domain-containing protein, putative has translation MGNGNSKVVKIFLLIQNERDFKTKEEKEIYLQMLLTLDNDDIFKNDGNFYAIKNIIDDEANISVLFKFVMNTLRKLIHNETGEIFVQECKICVKIFRNIFPIIQYNYKKLNFFSLLWKEDNIPCFILQNYKCKNILILHIFNFLLILLFTENICINKKENVNEKINEKYIDNNNNNITYIRPLVKNYVDIYKLWSSKMIYSCLYNKYCVNNNNNEIVNRCFKNIMKNEKYRHSLFQKEYNDDITNKDKIIKTFYSSDYYHKNKIYHNSNVEKYEFINDVKRVSYNCNDKNHFNNINNGHLNNVNKDTAPSSSLPLYPQINSNNNNNDIINLEYIKNRTDILKCLLILLSSYMYYNNENFLKEKNFPLFLFTSGEVYFSANFFLSLLTIIYENEFNYFNFYFYNDTYLEFYNLCIHILNILIDFVPLVLKKNKKKRVHYMNGALKYFHKCKETINDDEKKNDEKKNDDKINDDKINDDKINDDKINDDKINDDDKINDDEMINDNDTYNHNNNNHSCFKSSKQNYHINIKNKEEKNVKIERDINIDDTNYSSSCSSDESIIYNDFSNDSCSSSCSSSKKSDQSSYNNYIENKRSINTKYKYENDIYYSNVNNVLKNKKLFFNLKKGNSNYYIYLKKKRDVETYCRNNVFLQMLRGLDRNNIKYIYRGSLNMLISYQLYYENYNESLLFLDNYLCLLWNIMNNNKQFIKYMEKCSTVGGINENKNKHINKNININKNKKNDNYNDNNNNMEYNNIYNNSHNNYRNDCSTSSSNLFVFYILYILLSFNNERKKEKQELVTIKKQQINKEHTNINNKITKDSVFYNNEEFCKTISREDYNIRKVDGIIYICLFIILKLSSNKNICKNLNEKFDKKKKIKYNNILKSSYEFDNYIDFVVCALNTLINDNIFFLKFERIIDMSITILTNISVYIKSMNTYSCECIINILNKVLKKEWLLSSQHHYYSLFLLLDFINNILSHNLIDNYNLVYMIIKNKHVFFKIHNLNQILKSNYFVGSSTKDYWIPTESWLVSWMNKLPLHFINKIIYDLANMIEVECDEKEILDYIEVVDLIRSHCSKIENKQIPYIIRKYEKNILLSKWLTNYIYFLIFLHMYKKNLFINNGLTFIF, from the exons ATGGGTAATGGGAATAGTAAAGtggtaaaaatatttttacttatacaaaatgaaagggattttaaaacaaaagaagaaaaagagatTTATTTACAGATGTTATTAACAttagataatgatgatattttTAAGAATGATGGTAATTTTTAtgcaataaaaaatattatagacGATGAAGCAAATATTTCCGTTTTGTTTAAATTTGTAATGAATACTTTGAGGAAGCTTATTCATAATg AAACAGGAGAGATATTTGTACAGGAATGTAAAATATGCGTAAAAATATTTCGAAACATATTTCCTATAATTCAGTACAATTATAAAAAGTTGAATTTTTTTAGTTTGCTATGGAAAGAAGACAATATCCcatgttttattttacagaattataaatgtaaaaatatattaatactacatatttttaatttcttgttaattttattgtttacagaaaatatatgtataaataaaaaagagaatgtcaacgaaaaaataaatgaaaagtacattgataataataataataatattacatatataagaCCATTGGTTAAAAATTATGTAGATATTTACAAATTGTGGTCCagtaaaatgatatatagttgtttatataacaaatattgtgttaataataataataatgagatTGTGAATAGGtgctttaaaaatattatgaaaaatgaaaaatatagacATAGCCTTTTCCAAAAAGAATATAACGATGATATTACAAATAAGGACAagattataaaaacattttattcatctgattattatcataaaaataaaatatatcataattcgAATgtagaaaaatatgaatttattaaTGATGTAAAAAGAGTTTCCTACAAttgtaatgataaaaatcattttaataatattaataatggtCATcttaataatgtaaataaagaTACTGCACCATCATCATCTTTACCATTATATCCTCAaataaatagtaataataataataatgatataataaatcttgaatatattaaaaatagaaCGGACATATTAAAATgcctattaatattattaagttcatatatgtattataataatgagaactttttgaaagaaaaaaattttccTTTATTTCTGTTTACCAGCGGAGAGGTATATTTTAGCGccaattttttcttatcattattgaccataatatatgaaaatgaatttaattatttcaatttttatttttataatgatacatatttagaattttataatttatgtattcatatattaaatatattgattGATTTTGTGCCGCtggttttaaaaaaaaataaaaaaaaaagagttcACTATATGAATGGTGCTCtcaaatattttcataagtGCAAGGAGAcaataaatgatgatgaaaagaaaaatgatgaaaagaaaaatgatgaCAAGATAAATGATGACAAGATAAATGATGACAAGATAAATGATGACAAGATAAATGATGACAAGATTAATGATGATGACAAgataaatgatgatgaaatgattaatgataatgatacttataatcataataataataatcattcaTGTTTTAAATCTTCTAAACAAAATTaccatattaatataaaaaataaagaagaaaaaaatgttaagaTAGAAAGAGATATTAATATTGATGATACAAATTATTCAAGTTCATGTTCATCGGATGAGTccattatttataatgattTTTCTAATGATTCATGTTCTTCTTCttgtagtagtagtaaaaaGAGCGACCAAAgttcttataataattatatagaaaataaaagatccataaatacaaaatacaaatatgagaatgatatatattattcgaATGTTAacaatgttttaaaaaataaaaaattattttttaatttaaaaaaaggtaatagtaattattatatttatttaaaaaagaaaagggaTGTAGAAACGTATTGTAGaaataatgtatttttaCAAATGTTACGTGGATTAGATaggaataatattaaatatatatatagaggtTCTTTAAATATGCTGATAAGTTATcaattatattatgaaaattataatgaaagtTTGTTATTCTTAGATAACTATTTGTGTTTATTGTggaatataatgaataataataaacagtTTATAAAGTATATGGAAAAATGTAGCACCGTCGGGGGTATCaacgaaaataaaaataaacatataaataaaaatataaatataaataaaaataaaaaaaatgataattataatgataataataataatatggaatataataacatttataacaattctcataataattatagaaATGATTGCTCCACAAGCAGTAGCAACCTTTTCGTTTTCTACATTCTCTATATTCTactttcatttaataatgaaagaaaaaaagaaaagcaaGAATTAGTAACAATCAAAAAACAACAAATTAATAAGGAACATaccaatataaataacaaaattacaaaagacagcgtattttataataacgaAGAGTTTTGTAAAACCATTTCGCGTGAAGATTATAATATTCGTAAAGTTGAtggtattatttatatatgtttatttattatattaaaactgtcctctaataaaaatatttgtaagaatttaaatgaaaaatttgataaaaaaaaaaaaatcaaatataataatattttaaaaagctCTTATGAatttgataattatatagatTTTGTAGTATGTGCTTTAAATACATTAATAAATgacaacattttttttttaaaatttgaaAGAATAATTGATATGTCTATTACTATCCTTACTAATATaagtgtatatataaaatcaatGAATACATATTCATGTGaatgtattataaatatattaaataaagttttaaaaaaagaatggtTACTATCTTCTCagcatcattattattctttattccttttattggactttataaataatatattatcacatAATTTaattgataattataatttggtatatatgattataaaaaataagcaTGTGTTCTttaaaatacataatttGAATCAAATATTGAAGAGTAATTATTTTGTAGGTTCATCAACCAAAG ATTATTGGATACCCACAGAAAGTTGGCTAGTCAGTTGGATGAATAAATTGCCGCTACattttattaacaaaataatttatgaCTTGGCCAATAtg atTGAAGTTGAATGCGacgaaaaagaaattttagATTACATTGAAGTGGTAGATTTGATAAGAAGCCACTGTAGTAAGATAGAGAATAAGCAAATACCTTATATAATAAGGAAAtatgagaaaaatatattattatcaaaatggttaacaaattatatttattttttaatattcctTCATATGTACAAGAAAaatctttttataaataatggtcttacctttatattttaa
- a CDS encoding SF-assemblin, putative: MTINSDSSTVSDIHFDDQNDGDKNKINDMNLFNDSDFFDEGRNKKKNSCSNDNFYEEMKYDILRIERNINSEVKKRLDANKNIQLLIEQMANNMINNVLNKITTKIESISSDLDKIIHKCEELEKVISQIKVDIPTKIQTDMISLKREIADFQLVINKYLNNKKKRDNILYGKIENISAYLTGKIQSEIAFKQHDLSYLKNESDRLLNYDNDDDVNFKNVFLQEVEEIKDALNLTVKAREQSDDDIIQAMNKYTSVLQKALQSAIINTN, encoded by the exons ATGACCATCAACAGCGATAGCTCCACAGTCTCTGATATTCACTTTGATGATCAAAATGATGgtgataaaaacaaaataaatgatatgaACTTATTTAACGATTCTGATTTTTTCGATGAAGGtagaaataagaaaaaaaactcTTGCAGTaatgataatttttatgaagaaatgaaatatgatattttaagaattgaaagaaatataaattcaGAAGTTAAAAAAAGATTGGAtgctaataaaaatattcaactATTAATTGAACAAATGGcaaataatatgataaataatgTACTCAATAAAATAACTACGAAGATAGAAAGCATATCAAGTGATTtagataaaataatacataaatgtGAAGAATTAGAAAAAGTAATATCTCAAATAAAAGTTGATATACCTACTAAAATTCAAACAGATATGATAAGTTTAAAAAGAGAAATAGCTGATTTTCAATtagttataaataaatatcttaataataaaaaaaaaagagataaTATCTTATATGGGaaaattgaaaatattaGTGCATACTTAACTGGAAAAATACAAAGCGAAATTGCTTTTAAACAACATGATCTATCATATCTTAAAAATGAAAGTGACAGATTgttaaattatgataatgatgacgacgtcaattttaaaaatgtctTTTTACAAGAAGTAGAAGAGATAAAGGATGCGCTCAATTTAACGGTTAAGGCAAGGGAACAATCTGACGATGATATAATACAA gCAATGAACAAGTACACAAGCGTACTGCAAAAAGCATTACAGTCAGCCATTATTAATACGAACTGa
- a CDS encoding H/ACA ribonucleoprotein complex subunit 3, putative, with the protein MYMLRFYLDENGKRVYTVKPVVNGKVTFSAHPCRFSPDDKFSSHRINIKKRFNLL; encoded by the exons atgTATATGCTAAGGTTTTATTTAGATGAAAATGGTAAAAGGGTCTATACCGTAAAA ccTGTTGTTAATGGCAAAGTTACGTTTTCTGCTCATCCTTGTAGATTTTCACCAGACGATAAATTTTCATCCCACAGAATAAACATTAAGAAGAGATTCaacttattataa